The Dokdonella sp. nucleotide sequence CTTGGAGCGATGGGGGATGGGGCAACAAGGGAACCTCTGCGCGAACTGCATCTTGCTCGTCATTCCGGCGAAGGCCGGAATCCAGTGCCTTTGCTTTCAAGTGAATGAAAGGCACTGGTTCCCGGCCTCCGCCGGGACGACGGGGTTGTGCAGGGTTTCCCAAGGGATACGCGGAAACCCGCCACGAGCGGACATGGGCGATCGCCCGTCAGCGCAGTTTCATGTAGGCCACGATGTCGGCCTTGTCCTGCGCGCTCAGCTCGATGCGGCTGGCCGGTTGGGTGAAACCGAAACCGGCGCGGAAGAAGCGGTCGTAGTGGTCGACGACTTCCTCGAGGGTTGCCGCGGAGTTGTCGTGGAAGTACGGCGACGTGTGACCGATGAAGCGCAGCGAGTTGATCTTGAAGATGTTGGCGCGCAGGGCCGGCGGCACGTTGCCGCAGCGTTCCGGGATGCCGACCACGACGGGGGCGAGGGCGAAGCCGATGTCGGGGCTCTCGATCGGTATCCACTGGTCGCCCGGCGCCAGCAGCAGCCGCTTCCTGACCGGCAGTCCGGCGCGGTTCTCCTCGACGCTGCCGTTGGTGAACATGCGCCAGCCGGCGCCCGGATCGAAGGGGATCTCGATGCCAGGCACGCGGATCGCCGGGAACGGCCCGGCGATGTGCTCGTTGGTCGTGTCGAGCAGCGGACCGCTGTGGCAGATCGCGCAAATGCCGTGGCCGGTCCTGAAATCGACCGGCTGGTCGACGAAGAACGCGCGCCCGCGCATTTCAGATTCGGTGGTGCCTTCCGGCAGGCCCGCATCGGGTCGTTCAAGTGGGGGTACGCGAAAAGGCGCCGCCAGCGGGCATGGCTGCCGTCAACGTTTGCCCGCCCGTGCGTCCAACTCCTTGAGCAGGGGATCCAGGGTCGGCAGATAGACCTCGCCACCCCGGCCCATGCGCTCGAACACGGCACGGGCCTCGGCCAGGTCGGCGCGGGCTTCGGCATCGCGATGTTGGGCGATGCGCAGGCGGCCACGCGCGCGCCAGGCCGTGCCGGTGGCCAGGCTGGTGTCGCCGTGATGCGCTTTCGCGATGCCAAGACCCTCCTCGGCCAGCGGCTCGGCCTCCGCCAGACGCCCGCCGCGCACATAGGTTTCGGCGAGTGCGTTTCTTATCATCACGGTGAGGCGACCGGTGTCGCCGGTGAACTCGCGGGCCATCGCATAGCCTTCCTCCAGCAGCAGGATCGAATCTGCGATTTCCTGCGCGGTTTCAAGCCTTCCACTGCCCGATGCGGCGTGCGACTTCGCCCACGGCGGTCACACGCGCCGCCTCGGCGATGGCGGCATCGCGCTGGATGCGTTCTTTCCATGCCGCGTGCAACGCGAACACGCTGGTGGCGATGAGGCCGAGTGTGAGTACGGCCGCGATGCCCACCGCCACGCGGTTGCGCCGAATGAACTTGCCGATGCGATAGCCGCGGCCGTTTCCGGAGACGCGCACCGGCGCGCCGGCCAGCCAGCGCGCGAGGTCGTCGGCGAAGGCTTCGACCGAGGCATAGCGGCGCTCCGGTTCCTTGGCCAGCGCCTTGCCGAGGATGCGCGAGAGATCGCCGCGCACGATCGTGCGGTATGCATGCATGCTGGTGCTGCGTGCGTCGAGTCGCTCGCTGGCATCCGGCTTGTCGATTTCATTGCGTGTGATCGCCTACGTCGGCGGCTCCGGCGGGTGGTCGCGCACCGTGCGCTCGGCTGCGGCGAGGTCGTGTCGGTCGAGCGTGTACGGCAGCACCCCGGTGACGAGCTCGTAGAGGATCACGCCAAGTGAATAGACATCCGCACCCACGCCGGCTGCGGTGCGTGCGAACTGCTCGGGCGCGGCGTACTCGGGCGTCAGCGCGTAGCAGGAGGCGAGCGTGGTCACGGCGCGCGTCGCATCGTCGTTGCCTTCGAGCAAACCGGCGATGCCGAAATCGAGCAGGCGCACGCTGCCGTCCGCGCCGACGAGAATGTTGCTGGGCTTGAGATCACGGTGCACGACGAGCTGCGAGTGCGCGTACTGCACGGCCGCGCAGACGTCGAGGAACAGGCGCACGCGCTCGCGCACGGCGAGGTGCTCGGCATCGCACCAGCGCGTGATCGCCTTGCCGTCGACGAATTCCAGGGCGAACCACGGGCGTCCGTCCGGCGCGACGCCGCCATCGATGAAGCGGGCGAGATTCGGGTGGTTGAGTTTGGCGAGGATGCGCCGCTCGCGCAGGAAGCGCGCCTGCACGTCGTCGAAGTCGAAGCCGCGCCGGATCAGCTTGATGGCGACAATCTGGATGAAATCGGCATCTTCGCGCTCGCCGCGATAGACCATGCCCATGCCGCCACGGCCGATGCGCTCGATGACGCGGAACGGGCCGAGGCGTTCGCCGAGCAGGGGGTCGACAGGTTCGGCAGCGGCAGCCGATTCGCGTTCCGGGCATTCGTCTTCGCTGTCGCCGACCACGATCAGCGCCTTGACGTCGCTGTAGCTGGCCGAGTTGCTCTTCGGATAGACGATGTATTCGCCCCCGACATGCGCATAGCTGCCGCCGTTGGGCCAGAGCACGCGCTGGGTGCCGGCGGCGTTGTAGCGCACCAGGCCGATGTTCCAGTAGCCGTTGGTCTGGTTCTGGTTCGGGTTCTTCACCAGGGCGGCGACGACGATGTCGCCGTTGTCCAGGCGCACGACCTTCCTGCCGGCGAAGTAGTTGTTCGAGTCGTTCGGATTCGAGTAGAACTCGTCGGTGAAGTAGTTGCCGTTGTGGAAGCCGGGATCGGGTGCGTAGGGCCAGTCGGACAGGGCGGTGATGATGGTGGGCTCCCAAGGGGAGGCCATGGGCGCGTTGCCGCCGCGGCCGTCCGGGTCGCCGAAGTCGGCCATGGCCGGCAGGCCGGTGGCGGCCAGGACGACGCTCAGCAACACCTTGGCCCGGCGAAAGAGGCCACTGCATGGGCGGAAACGTGGTTGTGCCGCGGCCGCGTCTGCCGTGGCGTGATTGATTCGATTCATGGCGCGGGTCTCCCTTCGTGGATGACGGCCGAGGGGCCGTCTCATCGGGGGATACGCGGAAACCGCCGGCCAGCAGACATGGATCGCGAAAGAATTTCGCTTGCCCCCCGGGGGTGTTTCCGGGCGCGTCGCGCCGATTTGGTACATTGCGCGGCGATCCGGCGGCGTGGGCGGCAACGTGATGGCAATCGGCGGTGCGGGCATGCAGGTGCTGCGTTCGGGGCGGAATTCCGGGCGGCTGGCGATGGTCGCCTGTGCGCTGCTCGTGCTGGTCATCGTCTGGCAGCTCGCACGCCTGGCTTGGCTGTTCGTGCCGGCCGACGATGCGAGCCTCGCCGCGCCCTTGCGTTCGGCCGGCACCGCGCCGGCGACACCGGCGGTGGCCGTGTCGAAATGGCATCTGTTCGGTGCGCCGCCGCAGCGCGCCGCCGCTGCCGGGCCGGGCGCGCCGATGACCACCCTCGCCCTGAGCCTGCGCGGCACCCTGGCCGAAAGCGATCCGCGCAGCGGGCTCGCCGTCATTGCCGGTGCCGATGGCAGCGAGCGCGCCTGGCGCGTCGGCGACGAGGTCGCGCCGGGCGTCACCCTGGAAGAAGTGCATGCCGACCGCGTGATCCTGCGCCACGGCGGCGTGCAGGAAGTGCTCGCGCTGGAACGCCACGAGGTGCCGGCCGTCGCTTCCGCGAAACCGGGGCCGGCCGGCGCGTCGCTGCGCAACACCGCGCCCGGTACCCCGGCACATGTCGCGACAGCACCGATCAGCTTCGCGCCTCCGAACATTGCGCATGGCGCGGCCGGAAACTGGCAGCAGACGATGGATCGCGCCACCGGCAGCGACATGGCCGCGCTGGCGAGGAACGTGCAGGTCACGCCGGTCATCGACAATGGCCGCATTGCCGGGGTGCGCGTGGGCGCGGCGGGTGACGGTGCCCTGCTCGGTCGCCTCGGCCTGCGCCCGAGCGACATCGTCACCGCGGTCAACGGGGTGCCGGTCGACTCGGTCGAGCGCGGCCGGCAGATCCTCGAGAGCCTCGGCAACGCCGGCGAGGTGCGCGTCACCGTGACCCGCGACGGCATGCCGACGGTGGTGAGCGTCAAGCTGCGGTGAGGCCGCGCATCGGCGCCCACATCGTCCTGCAACCCGTGATCCCGCGCACCGGCGCGCTTTGCTACGCTTGCGCGCCACCCGCCTTCCGTACCGAGTCCCGCCGATGATGCGTGCCCCGATCCGCTGCGTCCTCCTTGCCCTTGCCTGTGCCGTCGGCGCCGCCCAGGCGCAGGCACCCGCGCAGACGGCGACCGCCGATGGCCGCCATACGCTCAACCTCAAGGATGCCGACATCCAGGCGTTGATTGCCACGGTCTCGGAGATCACCGGCCGCAACTTCATCCTCGGCCCGAACGTGCAGGGCAAGGTCACGGTCATCTCGGCCAAGCCGATGCTGCCTGACGAGATCTACGACGTGTTCCTGTCGGTGCTGCGCGTGCACGGCTACGCGGCGGTCCCGCAGGGCAGCATGATCAAGATCGTGCCCGAGGCGATGGCTCAGCAGGACGGTTCCGCCGGGCTCAACGGCCAGCGCGCGCACGCGCCAGACGAACTGGTCACCCAGATCGTGCCGGTGCGTCACGTGTCGGCCAATGAACTGATCCAGATCCTGCGTCCACTGATGCCGCAGGGCAGTCAGCTCATCGCGCATGGCACCTCGAATTCGCTGGTCGTCTCCGATCGCGCCGGCAACGTCGCGCGCCTGGCGTCGATCATCCAACGCATCGACACCGCGTCCGACGCCGAGGTCGAGGTGATTCCGCTCGCGCATGCCAATGCGGCGGAACTCGCGCGCACGCTGACCGTGCTGGCCGAGGACAAGAGCGCGCCACCCGGTGAAGTGCCGCGCGTGTTCGCCGATGCGCGCACGAACTCGATCCTCGTTGCCGGTGCGAAGAATGCGCGCCTCAAGCTGCGCGCGCTGATCGCGCACCTCGACACGCCGCTGGAAAGCGGTGGAGATACCCAGGTGATCTACCTGCGCAATGCCAGCGCCAAAGACCTTGTCGGCATCCTGCAGGGCGTGGCGGCCACGCTGTCCGGCATGGCGCCGCCTACCGCCACGCCTGGCGAGGGCAGCACGGCCGCCGGTGCCTCGCCGGCGACGATCCAGGCCCACGAGCAGACCAATGCACTGGTCATCAGCGCGCCACCGGCGGTGTTCCGTTCGCTCGCCGCAGTCGTGCGCCAGCTCGACGTGCGGCGCGCCCAGGTCCTGATCGAGGCGATCATCGCCGAAGTCGCCGACACCACGGCCAGCGAGATCGGCGTGCAGTGGTTCACTGCCCCGCAGCGTGGCGACGGCTCGCTCGGCCAGGGCATCATCGGCGGCACCAGCTTCACCGGCCCGAACGGCAATTCGAGCCTGGTCGGCCTCGCCGCCAATCCGCTCGGCCTCGGCGGCCTCGGCGGGCTGTCGCTCGGTTACATCGACGGCACGATCAAGATCCCTGGCACCGACAAGGAGATCCTCAACCTCGGTGCGCTGGTGCGCGCACTGCGCGGCGACGGCAAGACCAACATCCTGTCGACGCCTTCGATCCTCACCCTCGACAACCAGGAAGCCGAGATCAAGGTCGCCCAGGAAGTGCCGTTCCTGACCGGCTCGTACACGAACACCGCGAGCACCGGGCAGAACGGCGCGGTCACCAATCCGTTCCAGACCATCGAGCGCAAGGACGTCGGCCTCGTGCTCAAGGTCACTCCGCACGTCAACGAAGGCGACGCGGTGCGCATGGAGATCCATCAGGAAGTCTCCTCGCTGGCCCCGCCGGTCAGCGGCGCGGTCGATCTGGTCACCAACAAGCGCGAACTGACCACCAGCGTGCTGGTTGCCGACAATGCGTTGCTCGTGCTCGGCGGCCTCATCGACACCAATGTTTCGGACAGCAATTCGAAGGTTCCTGGCCTCGGCAGCATCCCGCTCATCGGTAACCTGTTCCGCTACCGCTCGAACAAGAACGAGAAACGCGACCTGATGGTATTCCTGCGCCCGCAGATCCTGCGCGATGCGGCCACCGAGGCGGCGGTGTCGAGCGAGAAGTACAACTACATGCGCACCGAGCAGCTGCGCATGCGCCAGGATCCGGCGCCGCTGACGCCGCGTTCGCAGCGTCCGCTACTGCCGGAGACGCACGACTTCCTGCGCAACCCGGCACCCGGCGGCAAGCCATGAGCGCAGCGGTGCCGGCAGCCGCGCGCCCGGCGCGTCCGGGCTTCGGCTTCGCGCGTCGCCATGGCGTTACCGTCACCGGCTGGCGCGACGACGGCGTCGACATCGCGCACCGCCCCGGCGTGCGTCCCGAGATCCTCGCCGAGCTGCGGCGCCATCTCGGCGCCGACCTGCACCTGACGTCCCACGAGCCGGCCGCGTTCGAACGCCTGTTGCGCGACCTCTACGAACAGGGCGACGACGCGCGCGCGATGGTCTCCGACCTCGACGAGCGCATGGACCTGAAGGCACTCGCCGACGAACTGCCCGAGCCGGAAGACCTGCTTGAAAGCGACGACGACGCGCCGATCATCCGCCTGCTCAACGCGCTGCTGACCGAGGCGGTCAAGGAAGGCGCTTCCGACATCCACGTCGAGCCGTTCGAGAACCGCCTGGTCGTGCGCTTTCGCATCGACGGCGTGCTGCGCGAAGTGCTCAGTCCGCAGAAGGGCATCGCCAACGCCGTGGTCAGCCGCATCAAGGTCATGGCCAAGCTGGACATCGCCGAGAAGCGCCTGCCGCAAGACGGTCGTATCGGCCTGCGCATCGCCGGTCGCCCGGTCGACGTGCGCGTGTCGACGATCCCGGCCGGCCATGGCGAGCGCGTCGTGCTGCGCCTGCTCGACAAGCAGGCCGGCCGCCTCGACCTCGGCCAGCTCGGCATGGACGCGGCCACGCGTGAACGCCTCGAAGGCATGATCGAACGCCCGCACGGCATCCTGCTCGTCACCGGCCCGACCGGCTCGGGCAAGACCACCACGCT carries:
- a CDS encoding tetratricopeptide repeat protein, with the translated sequence MAREFTGDTGRLTVMIRNALAETYVRGGRLAEAEPLAEEGLGIAKAHHGDTSLATGTAWRARGRLRIAQHRDAEARADLAEARAVFERMGRGGEVYLPTLDPLLKELDARAGKR
- a CDS encoding serine/threonine-protein kinase, encoding MNRINHATADAAAAQPRFRPCSGLFRRAKVLLSVVLAATGLPAMADFGDPDGRGGNAPMASPWEPTIITALSDWPYAPDPGFHNGNYFTDEFYSNPNDSNNYFAGRKVVRLDNGDIVVAALVKNPNQNQTNGYWNIGLVRYNAAGTQRVLWPNGGSYAHVGGEYIVYPKSNSASYSDVKALIVVGDSEDECPERESAAAAEPVDPLLGERLGPFRVIERIGRGGMGMVYRGEREDADFIQIVAIKLIRRGFDFDDVQARFLRERRILAKLNHPNLARFIDGGVAPDGRPWFALEFVDGKAITRWCDAEHLAVRERVRLFLDVCAAVQYAHSQLVVHRDLKPSNILVGADGSVRLLDFGIAGLLEGNDDATRAVTTLASCYALTPEYAAPEQFARTAAGVGADVYSLGVILYELVTGVLPYTLDRHDLAAAERTVRDHPPEPPT
- a CDS encoding type II secretion system protein N, with the protein product MGGNVMAIGGAGMQVLRSGRNSGRLAMVACALLVLVIVWQLARLAWLFVPADDASLAAPLRSAGTAPATPAVAVSKWHLFGAPPQRAAAAGPGAPMTTLALSLRGTLAESDPRSGLAVIAGADGSERAWRVGDEVAPGVTLEEVHADRVILRHGGVQEVLALERHEVPAVASAKPGPAGASLRNTAPGTPAHVATAPISFAPPNIAHGAAGNWQQTMDRATGSDMAALARNVQVTPVIDNGRIAGVRVGAAGDGALLGRLGLRPSDIVTAVNGVPVDSVERGRQILESLGNAGEVRVTVTRDGMPTVVSVKLR
- the gspD gene encoding type II secretion system secretin GspD, whose protein sequence is MMRAPIRCVLLALACAVGAAQAQAPAQTATADGRHTLNLKDADIQALIATVSEITGRNFILGPNVQGKVTVISAKPMLPDEIYDVFLSVLRVHGYAAVPQGSMIKIVPEAMAQQDGSAGLNGQRAHAPDELVTQIVPVRHVSANELIQILRPLMPQGSQLIAHGTSNSLVVSDRAGNVARLASIIQRIDTASDAEVEVIPLAHANAAELARTLTVLAEDKSAPPGEVPRVFADARTNSILVAGAKNARLKLRALIAHLDTPLESGGDTQVIYLRNASAKDLVGILQGVAATLSGMAPPTATPGEGSTAAGASPATIQAHEQTNALVISAPPAVFRSLAAVVRQLDVRRAQVLIEAIIAEVADTTASEIGVQWFTAPQRGDGSLGQGIIGGTSFTGPNGNSSLVGLAANPLGLGGLGGLSLGYIDGTIKIPGTDKEILNLGALVRALRGDGKTNILSTPSILTLDNQEAEIKVAQEVPFLTGSYTNTASTGQNGAVTNPFQTIERKDVGLVLKVTPHVNEGDAVRMEIHQEVSSLAPPVSGAVDLVTNKRELTTSVLVADNALLVLGGLIDTNVSDSNSKVPGLGSIPLIGNLFRYRSNKNEKRDLMVFLRPQILRDAATEAAVSSEKYNYMRTEQLRMRQDPAPLTPRSQRPLLPETHDFLRNPAPGGKP
- the gspE gene encoding type II secretion system ATPase GspE, which encodes MSAAVPAAARPARPGFGFARRHGVTVTGWRDDGVDIAHRPGVRPEILAELRRHLGADLHLTSHEPAAFERLLRDLYEQGDDARAMVSDLDERMDLKALADELPEPEDLLESDDDAPIIRLLNALLTEAVKEGASDIHVEPFENRLVVRFRIDGVLREVLSPQKGIANAVVSRIKVMAKLDIAEKRLPQDGRIGLRIAGRPVDVRVSTIPAGHGERVVLRLLDKQAGRLDLGQLGMDAATRERLEGMIERPHGILLVTGPTGSGKTTTLYGALLKLNDSSRNIMTVEDPIEYYIDGIGQTQVNARVDMTFARGLRAILRQDPDVVMVGEIRDLETAEIAVQASLTGHLVLSTLHTNSAVGAVTRLRDMGVEPFLLSSSLVGVLAQRLVRALDPATREAYPATPAELAAFGQPPDTVATLYRPRADLGRHGGYKGRTGIYELVAVDDAMRRLVHEGASEAELEKHARTRSPGILEDGWRKCLAGVTSAEEVLRVTREE